A part of Microbacterium atlanticum genomic DNA contains:
- a CDS encoding alpha/beta hydrolase produces the protein MSVLTRRDRAVEGSQGGSGRGRHARLVRPFAALGLSAALVLSTVPLAAQAEDSPLTPGPTVYADPNSPTGYTGRFVYYNPDATSVRFVADILLRNWADPSDTTVYQPSQYKPGLMRGGGGYDVQMTDAGGGYWVTEVPLAAGANQYWFYVNNNTNAWLADPANSPIFAPDGIAFPQRRAFNKVFVPYDEAKQNFAPLAARQIELPREDSEKGTWSYVPIDIPNQTGRTLGVYLPPDYDPDRAEPYKTIYMQHGGGQDQSDWLNMGNVPVIMDNLLDDGTTEPAVVIMTNTNYLGPVGNQAVLGDAYPNLRNVVIPFVEANYNVSTEPIDRAFAGLSAGSIVTQNLIRDDVDLFAYWGPWSGGVSVPLSTANLAAPYIHYGGGAWDFGLPNANTVAALDNVGFIENTVVAGAHDFNAWNQLFSIFARDYLWHPEAFLKDEIDTLKSGVAAAGLNKGNTTALTVKLDQALKLVTKDDTDGALEVLGGFLTQVAEFQSAGKLTAEQAAGLTTIGQKVTFNLGYWQQ, from the coding sequence ATGAGCGTATTGACCCGGCGCGACCGCGCCGTCGAAGGTTCTCAGGGCGGCAGCGGCCGCGGCCGGCATGCCCGGCTCGTCCGCCCATTCGCCGCCCTGGGCCTGTCCGCAGCGCTGGTGCTGAGCACGGTCCCGCTGGCCGCGCAGGCAGAGGATTCCCCCCTCACGCCCGGGCCCACCGTCTACGCCGATCCGAACTCCCCCACGGGATACACGGGTCGCTTCGTCTACTACAACCCCGACGCGACGAGCGTGCGCTTCGTCGCCGACATCCTGCTGCGCAACTGGGCCGACCCTAGCGACACGACGGTCTACCAGCCGTCGCAGTACAAGCCGGGCCTCATGCGCGGCGGCGGCGGGTACGACGTCCAGATGACCGATGCCGGCGGCGGCTACTGGGTCACCGAGGTGCCGCTGGCAGCAGGCGCGAACCAGTACTGGTTCTACGTGAACAACAACACGAACGCCTGGCTCGCCGACCCGGCGAACTCGCCGATCTTCGCTCCCGACGGCATCGCCTTCCCCCAGCGGCGTGCGTTCAACAAGGTGTTCGTGCCCTACGACGAGGCGAAGCAGAACTTCGCTCCGCTCGCAGCCCGGCAGATCGAGCTCCCGCGCGAGGACTCGGAGAAGGGCACGTGGAGCTACGTCCCGATCGACATCCCCAACCAGACCGGGCGCACGCTCGGGGTGTACCTCCCGCCGGACTACGACCCGGACCGCGCGGAGCCGTACAAGACCATCTACATGCAGCACGGCGGCGGTCAGGATCAGTCCGACTGGCTGAACATGGGCAACGTCCCGGTCATCATGGACAACCTGCTCGACGACGGCACCACCGAGCCAGCGGTCGTCATCATGACGAACACCAACTACCTCGGTCCCGTCGGGAACCAGGCCGTCCTGGGCGACGCGTATCCCAACCTGCGCAACGTCGTGATCCCCTTCGTCGAAGCGAACTACAACGTCTCGACCGAGCCGATCGACCGTGCCTTCGCAGGCCTGTCGGCGGGTTCGATCGTGACGCAGAACCTCATCAGGGATGACGTCGACCTGTTCGCCTACTGGGGTCCCTGGAGCGGCGGCGTGAGCGTGCCGCTGTCGACGGCGAACCTCGCAGCGCCGTACATCCACTATGGCGGTGGAGCGTGGGACTTCGGTCTTCCCAACGCGAACACGGTCGCGGCCCTCGACAACGTCGGGTTCATCGAGAACACCGTGGTCGCGGGCGCCCACGACTTCAACGCGTGGAACCAGCTGTTCAGCATCTTCGCGCGGGACTACCTCTGGCACCCGGAGGCGTTCCTGAAGGACGAGATCGACACGCTGAAGTCCGGCGTCGCGGCCGCCGGCCTCAACAAGGGCAACACCACCGCCCTCACCGTGAAGCTCGACCAGGCGCTGAAGCTCGTCACCAAGGACGACACCGACGGCGCGCTGGAGGTGCTCGGAGGGTTCCTCACCCAGGTCGCCGAGTTCCAGAGCGCCGGCAAGCTGACGGCCGAGCAGGCTGCCGGCCTCACGACGATCGGGCAGAAGGTGACCTTCAACCTGGGCTACTGGCAGCAGTGA
- a CDS encoding LacI family DNA-binding transcriptional regulator, translating to MARTQRVTLKQIAAQTGVSLTTISKVLNGGADVSSTTRALVEEQLRTSGYRRRKSRQRRDYIEVVLHELEGEWALGILEGVRESAAAAGMAVSISVSGDRRAPGPEWLDAVVRRAPTGIILLFAGIPPAGRERLSARGIPYVVIDPAGDPEADIPSVGAANWSGGLAATRHLLELGHRRIAAITGPESVMGALARLDGYRAAMASARLPVHPEWIRFGDFRREGGERHASELLRLPERPTAIFAGNDVQAVGVLHAAAALGLSVPGDLSVVGYDDLAIAELAHPRLTTIHQPLREMAEQATRLVLQLLDGPRPEVTRVELATSLVIRDSTAPPPA from the coding sequence ATGGCACGAACCCAGCGCGTGACGCTCAAGCAGATCGCCGCGCAGACCGGGGTGTCGCTGACGACCATCTCGAAGGTGCTCAACGGCGGCGCCGACGTCTCGTCGACCACCCGCGCGCTCGTCGAGGAGCAGCTCCGGACGAGCGGCTACCGGCGTCGCAAGAGCAGGCAGCGGCGGGATTACATCGAGGTCGTCCTCCACGAGCTCGAGGGGGAGTGGGCGCTCGGCATCCTCGAGGGGGTGCGCGAGAGCGCCGCCGCGGCGGGGATGGCCGTCTCGATCTCCGTCAGCGGCGACCGCCGTGCGCCCGGCCCCGAGTGGCTCGATGCGGTCGTCCGCCGGGCCCCGACGGGCATCATCCTCCTGTTCGCGGGCATACCGCCCGCGGGGCGCGAGAGGCTCAGCGCGCGCGGCATCCCGTACGTCGTCATCGACCCGGCCGGCGACCCCGAGGCCGACATCCCGTCCGTCGGCGCCGCCAACTGGTCGGGTGGCCTCGCGGCCACCAGGCATCTGCTGGAGCTCGGGCATCGCCGGATCGCGGCGATCACCGGTCCCGAATCGGTGATGGGCGCGCTCGCGCGACTCGACGGCTATCGCGCCGCGATGGCGTCCGCCCGCCTCCCCGTCCATCCGGAATGGATCCGCTTCGGCGACTTCCGCCGCGAGGGCGGGGAGAGGCACGCGTCCGAGCTGCTGCGGCTGCCGGAGCGGCCGACGGCCATCTTCGCCGGCAACGACGTGCAGGCCGTCGGCGTCCTCCACGCGGCCGCGGCCCTGGGGCTCTCGGTGCCGGGCGACCTTTCGGTGGTGGGCTATGACGACCTCGCGATCGCCGAGCTCGCGCACCCCAGGCTCACGACGATCCACCAGCCCCTCCGCGAGATGGCGGAGCAGGCCACGCGGCTCGTGCTCCAGCTGCTGGACGGACCCCGCCCCGAGGTCACGCGGGTGGAGCTCGCGACGTCGCTGGTGATCCGGGACTCGACCGCGCCGCCCCCCGCCTGA
- a CDS encoding alpha-N-arabinofuranosidase produces MIRAHLTVDPHFTVGPVNRRLFGSFVEHLGRCVYDGIYEPGHVRADEDGFRTDVIELVRELGVSTIRYPGGNFVSGYRWEDGVGPRESRPRRLDLAWHSTETNEIGLDEFAGWLKKVDSELMYAVNLGTRGVLEALDVLEYANLRSGTHWSDQRVANGHPEPHGIRMWCLGNEMDGPWQLGHSTAEEYAQIASKTASAMRQIDPDLELVVCGSSSAQMPTFGDWERVVLGKTYDDVDYISCHAYYEPKGDDYGSFLASGVNMDRFIDAVIATADHVKAIRHSDKTINISFDEWNVWYQTRFNEVDKITDVSEWPVAPRLLEDSYSVLDAVVFGSLLISLLRHADRVTAASLAQLVNVIAPIMTEPGGPAWRQTTFYPFSLTSRLARGVALELKLDSPTYPTAEYGDVPIVDAVATRDENGGSTTVFLVNRSLDDAVSLEIDVLALGGVAGATALSLFDDDIHAANTLDDPERVAPRENSSVDVGEGRVTVTLPPVSWTVLTLD; encoded by the coding sequence ATGATTCGCGCACACCTCACCGTCGACCCGCACTTCACGGTCGGCCCCGTCAACCGCCGGCTGTTCGGCTCCTTCGTGGAGCACCTCGGGCGCTGCGTCTACGACGGCATCTACGAACCCGGGCACGTACGTGCCGACGAGGACGGATTCCGCACCGACGTCATCGAGCTCGTGCGGGAGCTCGGCGTCTCGACGATCCGCTACCCCGGCGGCAACTTCGTCTCGGGGTATCGCTGGGAGGACGGCGTGGGACCGCGCGAGTCGCGGCCCCGCCGGCTCGACCTCGCGTGGCACTCCACCGAGACGAACGAGATCGGCCTGGACGAGTTCGCGGGATGGCTCAAGAAGGTCGACAGCGAGCTGATGTACGCCGTCAACCTCGGAACCCGCGGCGTGCTCGAGGCGCTGGACGTGCTGGAGTACGCCAACCTCCGCTCGGGCACGCACTGGTCCGACCAGCGGGTGGCCAACGGCCACCCCGAGCCGCACGGCATCCGCATGTGGTGCCTGGGCAACGAGATGGACGGACCCTGGCAGCTCGGCCACTCGACGGCAGAGGAGTACGCGCAGATCGCGTCGAAGACCGCCAGCGCCATGCGTCAGATCGACCCCGATCTCGAGCTGGTGGTGTGCGGCAGCTCGAGCGCCCAGATGCCGACGTTCGGCGACTGGGAGCGCGTCGTGCTCGGCAAGACGTACGACGACGTGGACTACATCTCGTGCCACGCCTACTACGAGCCCAAGGGCGACGACTACGGCAGCTTCCTCGCCTCGGGGGTGAACATGGACCGCTTCATCGATGCGGTCATCGCCACCGCCGACCACGTCAAGGCGATCCGGCACAGCGACAAGACCATCAACATCTCGTTCGACGAGTGGAACGTCTGGTATCAGACCCGATTCAACGAGGTCGACAAGATCACCGACGTGTCGGAGTGGCCGGTGGCTCCGCGCCTTCTCGAGGACTCCTACTCGGTGCTCGACGCCGTCGTCTTCGGCAGCCTTCTCATCTCACTGCTCCGGCACGCGGACCGCGTGACGGCGGCGAGCCTCGCCCAGCTGGTGAACGTCATCGCGCCGATCATGACCGAGCCCGGCGGGCCGGCGTGGCGGCAGACGACCTTCTACCCGTTCTCGCTCACGTCGCGGCTCGCGCGCGGGGTGGCGCTCGAGCTGAAGCTCGACAGCCCCACCTACCCGACGGCGGAGTACGGCGACGTGCCGATCGTGGATGCGGTCGCCACGCGCGACGAGAACGGCGGCAGCACCACGGTCTTCCTCGTCAACCGGAGCCTCGACGACGCCGTCTCCCTCGAGATCGACGTGCTCGCCCTCGGCGGGGTCGCCGGGGCCACCGCGCTCTCGCTGTTCGACGACGACATCCATGCCGCCAACACGCTCGACGACCCCGAGCGGGTCGCCCCGCGCGAGAACTCATCTGTGGACGTGGGGGAGGGCAGGGTCACCGTCACGCTGCCGCCGGTCTCGTGGACCGTCCTGACGCTCGACTGA
- a CDS encoding carbohydrate ABC transporter permease, protein MSVTPVEVTGTKAARRPAIERRRAPRERGRIPLSIVLGLLMVYFLVPFWWLIVNSSKTAAGLFGGDSALWFADDINYVGNLVDLFTYGGGIYARWLANSALYAIVGGLGATVLAVLAGYGFAKYQFAGRRLSFAILLGAVMVPTTALVIPTFVLFAQVGWTNTIWAVIFPTLLNPFGVYLMNVYARDAVPDELLDAARVDGAGEFRSFFTVALPLLRPAIVTVLLLSVVASWNNYFLPLVMLSDNRLFPVTVGIGLWQSTASTYGAAGGQTLWSIIILGSLVSVIPLIIAFLTLQKYWRGGLAIGSLK, encoded by the coding sequence ATGAGCGTCACGCCTGTCGAGGTCACCGGGACGAAAGCGGCCCGCCGGCCCGCCATCGAGCGCCGGCGCGCGCCGCGGGAGCGCGGACGGATCCCGCTCAGCATCGTGCTGGGCCTTCTGATGGTCTACTTCCTGGTCCCCTTCTGGTGGCTCATCGTCAACAGCTCCAAGACGGCGGCCGGGCTCTTCGGCGGCGACAGCGCGCTGTGGTTCGCCGACGACATCAACTATGTGGGCAACTTGGTCGACCTGTTCACCTACGGAGGCGGCATCTACGCGCGGTGGCTCGCCAACTCGGCGCTCTACGCGATCGTGGGAGGCCTCGGTGCGACGGTGCTCGCCGTGCTCGCCGGCTACGGCTTCGCGAAGTACCAGTTCGCCGGCCGGCGGCTCTCGTTCGCGATCCTCCTCGGCGCGGTGATGGTGCCCACGACGGCGCTGGTCATCCCCACGTTCGTGCTGTTCGCGCAGGTGGGCTGGACGAACACGATCTGGGCGGTGATCTTCCCGACGCTGCTGAACCCGTTCGGGGTGTACCTCATGAACGTGTACGCGCGGGATGCCGTGCCCGATGAGCTCCTCGATGCGGCGCGCGTGGACGGCGCGGGCGAGTTCCGGTCGTTCTTCACGGTGGCGCTGCCGCTGCTGCGTCCGGCCATCGTCACCGTGCTCCTGCTGTCTGTCGTGGCCTCGTGGAACAACTACTTCTTGCCGCTGGTGATGCTGTCGGACAACCGCCTCTTCCCCGTGACCGTCGGCATCGGACTCTGGCAGTCCACCGCGTCGACGTACGGTGCGGCCGGCGGCCAGACGCTGTGGAGCATCATCATCCTCGGCTCGCTGGTGTCGGTGATCCCGCTCATCATCGCCTTCCTGACGCTGCAGAAGTACTGGAGGGGCGGCCTGGCCATCGGGAGCCTCAAGTGA
- a CDS encoding carbohydrate ABC transporter permease → MTASTEAAVKAEAPLSSKRRKSTAARQNLFGWLFVSPFAVIFLALLVLPIGYALYLSLFQKSLIGGTRFVLFGNYAKAFTDPSFLDGVWFVIRFSIVLIPLQMAVSLAIALILDIIVTRFARFSRLMIFMPYAIPTVIGALMWGFLYSDNFGPLAELFGIFGAQAPDFLSRSLIFYGLLNIVTWQWAGYYMIILYAALQGIDPTLYEAARIDGASQWQIIWRIKIPLVAPALLLILVFALIGTLQFFNEPKILQDLAAGAIPNDFTPNMYAYQQAFSLANYNYGAAISFALGAVVFVCVYVFLFATRKRGSFFS, encoded by the coding sequence ATGACCGCCTCAACCGAAGCCGCCGTCAAGGCCGAAGCGCCGCTCTCATCGAAGCGCCGCAAGTCGACCGCCGCGAGGCAGAACCTGTTCGGCTGGCTGTTCGTCAGCCCCTTCGCCGTCATCTTCCTCGCGCTGCTCGTGCTCCCCATCGGGTACGCGCTCTACCTCAGCCTGTTCCAGAAGTCGCTGATCGGGGGGACGCGCTTCGTCCTCTTCGGCAACTACGCCAAGGCCTTCACCGACCCGTCGTTCCTGGACGGCGTCTGGTTCGTGATCCGCTTCTCGATCGTGCTCATCCCGCTGCAGATGGCCGTCTCGCTGGCCATCGCCCTGATCCTCGACATCATCGTCACGCGCTTCGCGCGGTTCTCGCGGCTCATGATCTTCATGCCGTACGCGATCCCGACCGTCATCGGCGCGCTGATGTGGGGGTTCCTCTACAGCGACAACTTCGGCCCTCTCGCGGAGCTTTTCGGAATTTTCGGAGCTCAGGCCCCTGATTTCCTGAGCCGCAGCCTGATCTTCTACGGCTTGCTCAACATCGTGACGTGGCAGTGGGCGGGCTACTACATGATCATCCTGTACGCGGCCCTCCAGGGCATCGACCCGACCCTCTACGAGGCGGCACGCATCGACGGGGCGTCGCAGTGGCAGATCATCTGGCGGATCAAGATCCCGCTCGTCGCGCCGGCGCTGCTGCTCATCCTCGTGTTCGCGCTGATCGGGACGCTGCAGTTCTTCAACGAGCCGAAGATCCTGCAGGATCTCGCGGCCGGGGCGATCCCCAACGACTTCACGCCCAACATGTACGCCTACCAGCAGGCGTTCTCGCTGGCGAACTACAACTACGGCGCGGCCATCTCGTTCGCGCTCGGAGCCGTCGTGTTCGTCTGCGTCTACGTCTTCCTGTTCGCCACCCGCAAGCGAGGGAGCTTCTTCTCATGA
- a CDS encoding ABC transporter substrate-binding protein has product MKTKPVLAAVTAFALVGALAACSAGGGDNADGGGGNSGANCTNEIKNPDAPVVTLWAWYPNSETVVDNFNEANDDVQVCWTNAGAGGDAYDKFQTAISAGSGAPDVMMVEADRIAVFQAQDALVDLSDLGYEDVKDNFSEGAWKDVSVGDGVYGAPIDGGPMGMIYRNDIFEEFGITPPTTWEEFEATAQAVKDAGGPYMASFAANQPAAVTALMYQNGAQPFEYDPANEGEIGINLNSDEIKEVLDYWAGLVEKDLVGTEDQFTPEYIAGVIGGNYATYLSAAWAPGYLQGAGVGEGADEGVWSVAPMPQWDASNPIAINWGGSAFSVSSQADDPELAAKVAFGVYADQASLDQGWQEQIIFPLNVSVLDSSEFQDYEVPFFSGQQANKEVYVPAANAYEGMTYTPLGQFYYSELTKQIAAIHDGAATGSEAADALQEAVVAYAEEQGFTVTQ; this is encoded by the coding sequence GTGAAGACGAAGCCAGTCCTTGCTGCGGTCACAGCGTTCGCCCTGGTCGGCGCGCTGGCCGCGTGCAGCGCCGGAGGCGGCGACAACGCAGACGGCGGCGGCGGTAACAGCGGCGCGAACTGCACCAACGAGATCAAGAACCCCGACGCGCCCGTCGTCACGCTGTGGGCGTGGTATCCGAACTCGGAGACCGTCGTCGACAACTTCAACGAGGCGAACGACGACGTCCAGGTCTGCTGGACGAACGCCGGAGCCGGCGGCGACGCGTACGACAAGTTCCAGACCGCCATCTCGGCGGGCAGCGGCGCTCCCGACGTGATGATGGTCGAAGCCGACCGCATCGCGGTCTTCCAGGCGCAGGACGCCCTGGTGGACCTCTCCGACCTCGGCTACGAAGACGTCAAGGACAACTTCAGCGAGGGCGCCTGGAAGGACGTCTCGGTCGGTGACGGCGTCTACGGCGCCCCGATCGACGGCGGCCCGATGGGGATGATCTACCGCAACGACATCTTCGAGGAGTTCGGCATCACCCCGCCCACCACGTGGGAGGAGTTCGAGGCGACCGCGCAGGCCGTCAAGGACGCCGGAGGCCCGTACATGGCGAGCTTCGCCGCGAACCAGCCCGCCGCGGTCACGGCGCTGATGTACCAGAACGGCGCTCAGCCGTTCGAGTACGACCCCGCCAACGAGGGCGAGATCGGGATCAACCTCAACAGCGACGAGATCAAGGAGGTCCTGGACTACTGGGCCGGTCTCGTCGAGAAGGACCTCGTCGGCACGGAGGACCAGTTCACCCCCGAGTACATCGCGGGCGTGATCGGCGGCAACTACGCCACGTATCTCTCGGCGGCATGGGCGCCGGGTTACCTGCAGGGCGCGGGCGTGGGCGAGGGTGCTGACGAGGGCGTGTGGTCGGTGGCTCCGATGCCGCAGTGGGATGCGTCGAACCCGATCGCGATCAACTGGGGAGGATCGGCGTTCTCGGTCTCGAGCCAGGCCGACGACCCCGAGCTGGCCGCGAAGGTCGCCTTCGGCGTCTACGCCGACCAGGCGTCGCTCGATCAGGGCTGGCAGGAGCAGATCATCTTCCCGCTGAACGTCAGCGTCCTGGACTCGTCGGAGTTCCAGGACTACGAGGTGCCGTTCTTCAGCGGCCAGCAGGCGAACAAGGAGGTGTACGTGCCCGCGGCCAACGCGTACGAGGGCATGACGTACACGCCGCTCGGCCAGTTCTACTACTCCGAGCTGACCAAGCAGATCGCCGCCATCCATGACGGCGCGGCGACCGGTTCCGAGGCGGCCGATGCCCTCCAGGAGGCCGTCGTGGCCTACGCGGAGGAGCAGGGGTTCACCGTCACGCAGTGA
- a CDS encoding LacI family DNA-binding transcriptional regulator, with translation MGPTMHDVARVAGVSIKTVSNVINDYPHVRPGTRDRVNEAIVQLDYRPNLSARGLRSGRTGVIGLAVPSLRENYFAELADEVIRAAEKRGLGVMVEQTSGDRETELRAVSRSRPRFLDGMLFSPVSLGQEDADALSVDAPLVLLGERIFDGPTDHVTMHNTSSAQAAVEHLLSIGRRRIALIGADHEDDDEASSASLRLKGYRRALEQAGIEQDPALVRHMSMKQWNRAGGASATHEMVRDGVEFDAVFTLNDTLGLGVLRALREEGLRVPDDVAVIGFDNIDESKYSVPSMSTVDTGRAQIASIAVDRLLERITEKGERRKPETFKPPFRIIARESTGFPDADDPDGA, from the coding sequence ATGGGACCGACGATGCACGATGTCGCCCGGGTGGCCGGCGTCTCGATCAAGACGGTGTCGAACGTCATCAACGACTATCCGCACGTGCGACCCGGCACCCGGGACCGGGTGAACGAGGCGATCGTGCAGCTGGACTACCGGCCCAATCTCTCGGCGCGGGGCCTGAGATCCGGTCGCACCGGCGTCATCGGGCTCGCGGTGCCGTCCCTGCGCGAGAACTACTTCGCCGAGCTCGCCGACGAGGTGATCAGGGCGGCCGAGAAGCGCGGGCTGGGCGTGATGGTGGAGCAGACCAGCGGCGACCGGGAGACGGAGCTGCGGGCCGTGTCGCGCAGCCGTCCCCGATTCCTCGACGGCATGCTGTTCAGCCCGGTGAGCCTCGGTCAGGAGGATGCCGACGCGCTGAGTGTGGACGCACCGCTCGTGCTCCTCGGCGAGCGCATCTTCGACGGCCCGACCGACCACGTCACCATGCACAACACCTCTTCGGCGCAGGCGGCCGTCGAGCATCTGCTCTCGATCGGCCGCCGTCGCATCGCGCTGATCGGCGCCGACCACGAGGACGACGACGAGGCGAGCTCGGCGAGCCTGCGCCTCAAAGGCTACCGGCGGGCCCTCGAGCAGGCTGGGATCGAGCAGGATCCGGCTCTCGTCCGGCACATGTCGATGAAGCAGTGGAACCGCGCCGGCGGCGCGTCGGCGACCCACGAGATGGTACGGGACGGCGTGGAGTTCGACGCCGTCTTCACGCTCAACGACACCCTCGGCCTCGGCGTGCTCCGCGCGCTGCGGGAGGAGGGCCTGCGCGTGCCCGACGACGTCGCCGTGATCGGCTTCGACAACATCGACGAGAGCAAGTACTCGGTCCCTTCGATGTCGACCGTCGACACCGGCCGTGCCCAGATCGCGTCGATCGCCGTCGACCGCCTCCTCGAGCGCATCACCGAGAAGGGAGAGCGGCGCAAGCCCGAGACGTTCAAGCCGCCCTTCCGCATCATCGCGCGCGAGTCCACGGGCTTCCCCGACGCCGACGACCCAGACGGCGCGTGA